Proteins encoded in a region of the Enoplosus armatus isolate fEnoArm2 chromosome 16, fEnoArm2.hap1, whole genome shotgun sequence genome:
- the fndc5b gene encoding fibronectin type III domain-containing protein 5b isoform X1 — protein MAEPGSSAAAVLLLLLGFLSVSAVDAGDTLLSAPLNVTIREIEVNSAVVTWEILEGDPVIGFAITQQKKDVRMLRFIQEVNTTTRSCALWDLDEDTEYIVHVQSISMGGSSPPSEPVLFKTPKESEKMASKSPDEVTMEEFGQAAQLRAGELIIIVVVLIMWAGVIALFCRQYDIIKDNEPNNNKDKAKNSSECSTPEHPQGGLLRSNV, from the exons ATGGCTGAACCAGGCTCGTCTGCGGCGGCggtgctgctgctcctgctgggCTTCCTGTCGGTGTCCGCCGTCGATGCCG GAG acACCCTGCTGTCAGCTCCGCTCAATGTGACCATCAGAGAGATTGAGGTCAACTCTGCCGTGGTCACGTGGGAAATCTTGGAGGGGGACCCCGTCATTGGATTCGCCATCACCCaacag AAGAAGGATGTACGCATGCTGAGGTTCATCCAGGAAGTGAACACCACCACGCGCTCCTGTGCATTGTGGGATCTGGATGAGGACACGGAGTACATCGTTCACGTTCAGAGCATTAGCATGGGAGGCAGCAGCCCCCCCAGCGAGCCGGTCCTCTTCAAAACGCCCAAAGAGTCTGAGAAGATGGCGTCCAAGAGCCCAG ACGAGGTGACGATGGAGGAGTTTGGTCAGGCTGCCCAGCTGAGGGCTGGAGAACTCATCATCATTGTAGTGGTGCTCATCATGTGGGCAG GGGTGATCGCCCTGTTTTGTCGTCAGTATGACATCATCAAAGACAACGAgcccaacaacaacaaggacaaAGCCAAGAACTCCTCAGAGTGCAGTACTCCCGAGCACCCACAGGGGGGACTACTGCGCAGCAACGTCTAA
- the fndc5b gene encoding fibronectin type III domain-containing protein 5b isoform X2, which yields MAEPGSSAAAVLLLLLGFLSVSAVDADTLLSAPLNVTIREIEVNSAVVTWEILEGDPVIGFAITQQKKDVRMLRFIQEVNTTTRSCALWDLDEDTEYIVHVQSISMGGSSPPSEPVLFKTPKESEKMASKSPDEVTMEEFGQAAQLRAGELIIIVVVLIMWAGVIALFCRQYDIIKDNEPNNNKDKAKNSSECSTPEHPQGGLLRSNV from the exons ATGGCTGAACCAGGCTCGTCTGCGGCGGCggtgctgctgctcctgctgggCTTCCTGTCGGTGTCCGCCGTCGATGCCG acACCCTGCTGTCAGCTCCGCTCAATGTGACCATCAGAGAGATTGAGGTCAACTCTGCCGTGGTCACGTGGGAAATCTTGGAGGGGGACCCCGTCATTGGATTCGCCATCACCCaacag AAGAAGGATGTACGCATGCTGAGGTTCATCCAGGAAGTGAACACCACCACGCGCTCCTGTGCATTGTGGGATCTGGATGAGGACACGGAGTACATCGTTCACGTTCAGAGCATTAGCATGGGAGGCAGCAGCCCCCCCAGCGAGCCGGTCCTCTTCAAAACGCCCAAAGAGTCTGAGAAGATGGCGTCCAAGAGCCCAG ACGAGGTGACGATGGAGGAGTTTGGTCAGGCTGCCCAGCTGAGGGCTGGAGAACTCATCATCATTGTAGTGGTGCTCATCATGTGGGCAG GGGTGATCGCCCTGTTTTGTCGTCAGTATGACATCATCAAAGACAACGAgcccaacaacaacaaggacaaAGCCAAGAACTCCTCAGAGTGCAGTACTCCCGAGCACCCACAGGGGGGACTACTGCGCAGCAACGTCTAA